In a single window of the Oscarella lobularis chromosome 2, ooOscLobu1.1, whole genome shotgun sequence genome:
- the LOC136200181 gene encoding uncharacterized protein, with protein MSTFDLMKKPFLRPRPALVIDGSRAIRDGCNRLPSLPETEITGEKDYIKELLTQSARYDVEMFDTEPRTVRKRLLDRIRRFLQAAQIDGALIWYFGAGDPSTGNWCLPNGNTISFDDIFDVFCRSSFRRKGLTIVTDCSSSGQWVRDCGTALDAKGIAACGHHARKTGIQITVASSCLAHERPRKHYFVENCVNVNDTELDFSTPSDGNQTSVFYSFGKVRCRYDSPDKCDITGKWMQQSLVSDEDPYRYKTCFDTYRQQECLKKLKRIDNGELDANEIYQEALREGSAITPRLTINLMGPDGVGKTCLRRHLLGLPFENQPSTRGIETKVAMTSAKGWKEMSEEDHEDIVSGTIARNIFRLGHQEKKDTLDVEGAETNVSSSLSTANQKSEIEEDKDNSERKTEDISIAKLKFNEITDLTPEMSQRLVTTLKKPQDDTVVFPVSRKTEELVVNIRDQAGQGRYLTTHSSVSASRSRFKSTINILVFNVCKPLDEETVSVFRWNPDDEGEKQETHGVMVTAFKNFEHWITSEMIAEEGHDAISSMTDHLGKEHDKKLQYPVFLFLATHGGEKDATPEVLERQNSLLWKLIRKCKIQSHLIRLGNLGLETESLSPELQANRVFCLVDNILSGTSQDSTVKDIRKKGKEMAVSYWSKQPELPLPWLNLMRSLAVFREKSGQAIATLSEVYRLATKDCHIPEHAVPTAIAYLNSFHAVLYFPDAPQLRDKVFTDPQWLFDAMALFITPPSPLTFADRHFHEAWLNVYDTGSMAWRLADHLLKEKANITENEISVILEVLQLFDVICSDESSVVKPGMDFFVPCLLTHRETQLQVDQLVPASPKLSSPPSLLYCPVNVAVVPESLFFRLVSRCVKKFGNKYNSPTLKRNQCQFFLEDKLKLEIHYAQEGCLIAITLASVATDERVRKEAYAKHCSKIRQFVQKQLEQAKCRGMKGLNLDLRVQYSDTYTLDVLSEDTISLRGYPPEGGQCLITKSRRPVDDSGLVGLHYWYADITKDSANAVDDRRDKTWPNLDDEEKFTALSLCIAKASPGKWRMLGFCLGMQREVNDSNLTRMNDDRETVMYLLSQWKDNKGKKATALKLKKACTDVGILGCVEERMKEEGLID; from the exons ATGAGTACCTTTGACTTGATGAAGAAGCCGTTTCTGCGACCGCGGCCTGCCTTAGTTATCGACGGAAGTCGCGCAATCAGGGACGGCTGCAATCGCTTGCCGTCATTGCCGGAAACAGAGATTACAGGCGAGAAAGATTACATAAAAGAGTTGCTTACCCAAAGTGCTCGGTACGACGTTGAAATGTTCGATACCGAACCGAGAACTGTCCGAAAGCGTCTGCTTGATCggattcgtcgtttcctaCAAGCAGCACAAAtag ACGGTGCGTTGATCTGGTATTTTGGTGCAGGAGATCCGTCAACAGGCAACTGGTGTTTACCGAATGGAAATACCATTTCTTTCGACGACatcttcgacgttttctgtAGAAGTAGCTTCAGAAGAAAAGGCCTTACTATAGTAACCGATTGTTCATCATCTGGCCAATGGGTTCGAGACTGTGGAACCGCGCTGGATGCGAAAGGAATTGCTGCATGCGGACACCATGCACGAAAAACGGGAATACAAATTACAGTGGCTTCCTCGTGTTTAGCACACGAACGTCCGCGAAAACATTACTTTGTTGAGAACTGCGTTAATGTCAATGACACTGAACTTGATTTCTCTACTCCTTCAGATGGCAATCAAACATCTGTATTTTATTCTTTTGGGAAGGTTCGATGCAGATATGATTCTCCTGATAAATGCGACATCACAGGAAAATGGATGCAGCAGTCATTGGTCTCTGATGAAGATCCATACCGGTATAAGACCTGCTTTGATACGTATAGGCAACAGGAGTGTTTGAAGAAACTCA AGCGTATTGATAACGGAGAACTGGATGCAAATGAAATCTATCAAGAGGCTCTGCGCGAGGGATCAGCTATTACTCCACGGCTGACCATCAATTTGATGGGCCCAGATGGCGTCGGCAAGACGTGTCTGCGAAGGCATTTACTTGGACTACCGTTTGAAAATCAGCCGAGCACAAGAGGCATAGAGACTAAAGTTGCCATGACGTCAGCCAAAGGCTGGAAAGAAATGAGCGAAGAAGATCACGAAGACATTGTGAGCGGCACAATAGCTAGGAACATATTTAGACTTGGTCatcaagagaagaaagataCGCTTGATGTTGAAGGAGCAGAGACAAacgtttcttcctctttaTCTACTGCCAATCAAAAATCAGAGATTGAGGAGGATAAAGACAATTCTGAGAGGAAGACAGAAGACATTTCGATTGCTAAATTGAAATTTAATGAAATTACTGACTTGACTCCTGAAATGTCTCAACGCCTTGTTACAACGCTGAAGAAGCCTCAGGACGACACTGTTGTCTTCCCCGTGTCCCGGAAAACGGAAGAACTCGTCGTGAATATTCGCGATCAAGCCGGCCAGGGGCGGTATTTGACGACTCACAGCAGCGTCTCAGCGTCTCGGTCTCGCTTCAAGTCGACTATTAACATCCTCGTCTTCAACGTGTGCAAGCCTCTCGATGAAGAGACTGTCTCCGTCTTTCGATGGAATCCTGATGACGAAGGTGAAAAACAGGAAACTCACGGCGTCATGGTAACTGcttttaaaaattttgaacatTGGATAACTTCAGAAATGATAGCGGAAGAAGGACACGACGCCATTTCTTCCATGACTGACCATCTAGGAAAGGAACATGATAAAAAACTTCAGTATCCAGTGTTTCTATTTCTTGCTACTCATGGCGGAGAGAAAGACGCTACGCCTGAAGTATTAGAGCGGCAAAATTCACTGCTGTggaaattaattagaaaatgcAAAATTCAGTCTCACCTTATAAGACTGGGGAATCTTGGTCTTGAAACGGAATCCTTGTCTCCTGAACTGCAAGCCAATCGAGTGTTCTGCCTTGTTGACAACATTCTTTCGGGTACTAGTCAAGACTCCACCGTCAAAGACATTCGGaagaaagggaaagagaTGGCTGTGTCCTATTGGTCAAAGCAGCCAGAACTTCCCCTACCGTGGCTTAATCTGATGCGAAGTCTGGCTGTatttagagaaaaaagcggTCAGGCAATCGCCACTCTTTCTGAGGTCTATCGACTTGCAACGAAGGACTGCCACATACCCGAACATGCCGTTCCTACGGCAATAGCTTATCTCAATAGTTTCCATGCTGTTCTGTATTTTCCTGATGCACCACAACTGAGAGACAAGGTTTTCACTGATCCCCAGTGGCTATTTGACGCAATGGCTCTATTTATCACTCCTCCAAGTCCACTAACATTTGCTGATCGACATTTTCACGAAGCCTGGCTGAACGTCTACGACACGGGTTCCATGGCGTGGCGTCTCGCTGACCACTTGCtcaaggaaaaggcaaatattaccgaaaacgaaatatCTGTTATTTTGGAAGTGCTGCAACTCTTTGACGTTATTTGTTCCGACGAATCATCGGTTGTGAAACCTGGAATGGATTTTTTTGTCCCCTGTCTTCTTACCCACCGCGAGACTCAACTACAAGTAGACCAGCTCGTACCGGCTTCACCCAAACTGTCCTCCCCGCCATCACTTCTATATTGCCCAGTCAATGTTGCTGTTGTCCCGGAgtcgctcttcttccgtCTCGTTTCAAGATGCGTGAAAAAATTTGGCAATAAGTATAATTCGCCCACTTTGAAGCGAAACCAGTGTCAATTCTTTCTTGAAGATAAACTGAAATTAGAAATTCACTATGCACAGGAGGGTTGTCTAATTGCAATCACTCTAGCCTCTGTGGCGACGGACGAACGAGTCCGAAAAGAGGCTTACGCTAAGCACTGTTCCAAGATTCGTCAATTCGTTCAAAAGCAACTCGAACAGGCTAAATGCCGAGGAATGAAAGGACTGAACCTTGACTTGCGAGTTCAATATTCTGATACCTACACTCTTGACGTCCTTTCGGAGGACACTATATCTCTCCGTGGCTATCCTCCGGAGGGGGGGCAATGCCTAATCACGAAATCTCGCAGACCCGTTGACGATTCAGGTTTGGTTGGACTGCACTACTGGTACGCTGATATCACTAAAGATTCGGCCAATGCTGTAGATGATAGGCGCGATAAAACGTGGCCTAATTTggacgatgaagaaaagTTTACAGCTCTGTCACTCTGCATTGCTAAGGCAAGCCCTGGCAAGTGGAGAATGTTGGGCTTTTGTCTTGGTATGCAACGGGAAGTGAATGATAGCAATTTGACTCGAATGAACGATGATCGTGAAACGGTAATGTATCTACTATCTCAGTGGAAAGATAATAAAGGCAAAAAGGCCACGGCATTGAAACTAAAAAAGGCTTGCACTGATGTGGGCATTCTGGGTTGCGTAGAAGAACGGatgaaggaagaaggattgattgattga
- the LOC136200182 gene encoding target of rapamycin complex subunit lst8-like translates to MSQNGQVLLATAGYDHTIRFWQAHSGICTKTVQHPDSQVNALAFTPDRQQIAAAGYQHIRLYDVNSSSSNPLINYDGLTKNVTCIGFDSTGKWMFTGGEDKTAKIWDLRVRNIQCQRIFQMTDPCTCTCLHPNQIEMIIGNQGGGIHLWDLRTDHNEQIITDPGVAVRSISVDPDASYLAVANNAGVCYVWSLSVRMSDADGLRLTPKAKVECHSRYVLKCLFSPDSCLLATTSADNKAKIWNTADFSLRTTLSTESQKWVWDCAFSADSQYLVTASSDGLARLWSIDHGAIKREYQGHQKAIVCLAFYDGSTDA, encoded by the exons ATGTCTCAAAACGGTCAAGTTCTTTTAGCTACGGCCGGATACGACCACACGATCCGCTTTTGGCAGGCTCACAGTGGCATATGCACGAAAACTGTTCAGCATCCCGACTCG CAAGTAAACGCTCTGGCTTTTACTCCCGATCGTCAGCAAATAGCTGCAGCAG GCTATCAACACATTCGATtgtatgacgtcaattcttCAAGTTCCAATCCG ctcaTCAATTATGACGGATTGACGAAAAATGTGACGTGCATTGGATTTGACAGCACAGGAAAGTGGATGTTTACCGGCGGAGAAGACAAAACAGCAAAAATATGGGATCTGAG AGTGAGGAATATTCAGTGCCAAAGAATATTTCAGATGACTGATCCTTGCACTTGTACCTGTCTTCACCCAAACCAA ATCGAAATGATTATTGGGAATCAAGGAGGCGGCATTCACCTGTGGGATTTGCGCACAGATCACAATGAACAAATT ATTACTGATCCAGGCGTAGCGGTCCGCTCAATAAGTGTAGATCCAGATGCTAGCTACTTAGCAGTGGCAAATAACGCT GGCGTCTGCTATGTGTGGTCACTTTCCGTTCGAATGTCTGACGCTGACGGACTGCGTTTGACTCCAAAGGCCAAAGTCGAGTGCCATTCACGTTATGTACTCAAATGCCTGTTTAGTCCCGATTCGTG TCTACTTGCTACTACCAGTGCGGACAACAAAGCGAAAATTTGGAATACGGCGGACTTTAGTCTGCGTACGACGCTGTCAACTGAGAGTCAGAAGTGGGTGTGGGATTGCGCTTTTTCTGCGGACTCGCAATACCTCGTTACAG CTTCGTCTGATGGATTGGCTCGTTTATGGAGCATCGATCACGGGGCTATCAAACGCGAGTACCAGGGCCATCAGAAAGCCATTGTCTGTTTGGCGTTTTACGACGGTTCAACAGATGCGTAA
- the LOC136200183 gene encoding DNA polymerase delta subunit 2-like — protein sequence MASSLLCTPLLDEESETKLVRASCSYKDLSGSFRVSARSYKKQYAHIYAVRLMAMRKALEKVAKTKWDGVPIRKLADVKIDSRCCVVGTLFKRMQLRPSILKEVSEKQGQPTMPAPERFISDSDSLVLEDETQRIPLAGNLPVDISVTGTVIALMGKESSAGTFEVESYAYCGLPPPSPKSSLRIDPDLEGGDDRYVVLVSGLGLGGSRYDALATQMFIDTITGELGGLSDQKLFSRIVRVIIAGNSLSSDINSNKERESKIITRKIDPLSVGAIKELDDLLAQLACSVPVDLMPGANDPTNYTLPQQPLHKCMFPQSVVYPTLNGVPNPYQCDIGGRRFLGTSGQSIDDIYRFSGYDDCMEILKHTLFACHLAPTAPDTLGCYPFHNVDPFLIGECPDVYFAGNQPVFKSEIISDSNGQSSLLILVPDFSLTHQSVLINLRTLDCRLLTFGTDLSGGSRTDSTHVDTDTEPMDES from the exons ATGgcttcttcgcttctttgcaCGCCTTTGCTCGACGAggaaagcgaaacgaagctCGTTCGGGCGTCGTGCAGCTACAAAGATCTATCGGGCAGCTTTCGCGTGTCGGCGCGATCGTATAAGAAGCAATACGCGCACATTTACGCGGTGCGATTGATGGCAATGAGGAAGGCGCTCGAGAAAGTCGCTAAAACGAAATGGG ACGGCGTTCCCATACGAAAACTTGCCGACGTAAAAATCGACAGCCGATGCTGCGTCGTGGGCACGCTCTTTAAGCGTATGCAGCTCAGGCCGAGCATTTTGAAGGAAGTTAGCGAAAAG CAAGGGCAGCCGACCATGCCTGCACCCGAACGGTTCATCTCTGATAGTGACAGTCTGGTTCTGGAAGATGAAACGCAGAGAATCCCGCTGGCGGGCAATTTGCCTGTTGACATATCTGTAACAG gCACTGTAATTGCTTTAATGGGAAAAGAATCAAGCGCAGGAACGTTTGAAGTGGAAAGTTATGCCTATTGTGgactgccgccgccgtcgccgaagtcgTCGCTCAGAATTGATCCTGATTTGGAGGGAGGAGATGATAG ATACGTTGTACTTGTTTCTGGTCTTGGGCTTGGCGGATCTCGCTATGATGCACTCGCCACGCAAATGTTTATTGACACTATCACAGGCGAGCTGGGCGGACTTTCG GACCAGAAACTGTTCTCGCGAATTGTCCGAGTGATCATTGCCGGCAATTCTCTGTCATCAGACATTAATTCAAATAAGGAGAGAGAATCCAAG ATCATTACTCGCAAAATTGATCCCCTTAGCGTCGGTGCCATCAAAGAATTAGATGATCTTCTCGCTCAGCTGGCC TGCTCAGTTCCTGTTGATCTAATGCCAGGTGCCAATGATCCAACGAACTATACACTCCCTCAACAGCCGCTCCATAAGTGCATGTTCCCGCAGTCAGTCGTCTATCCCACGCTGAACGGAGTTCCAAACCCATACCAGTGTGACATAGGAGGCAGACG GTTTCTTGGGACGTCTGGTCAGTCCATAGACGACATCTATCGGTTTTCCGGGTATGATGATTGCATGGAAATTCTCAAGCACACGCTCTTTGCGTGTCATTTGGCGCCGACTGCTCCTGACACCCTAG GTTGTTATCCCTTTCACAACGTGGATCCCTTTCTTATTGGGGAATGTCCAGATGTTTACTTCGCTGGAAATCAGCCCGTTTTCAAATCCGAGATTATTTCAG ATTCTAATGGACAGTCATCTCTTCTCATACTCGTCCCCGATTTCTCTCTGACGCACCAGTCAGTTCTCATCAACCTAAGAACGCTAGACTGCCGACTTCTCACTTTCGGCACGGATTTATCAGGAGGCAGCCGAACAGACAGCACGCACGTAGATACAGACACGGAGCCAATGGATGAGTCATAG
- the LOC136200184 gene encoding protein BUD31 homolog, giving the protein MPRVKRSKKPPPDGWDLIEPTLDELDLKMREAETESHEGKRKVEAMWPIFRLHHQRSRYLYDLFYKRKAISRELYEYCLDEGIADRNLIAKWKKQGYENLCCLRCIQTKDTNFGTNCICRVPKTKLEAGKLVECVHCGCRGCSG; this is encoded by the exons ATGCCGAGAGTGAAGCGAAGCAAAAAGCCACCTCCAGACGGATGGGACTTGATCGAACCAACCCTAGACGAGTTAGATCTCAAAATGAGAGAAG CCGAAACCGAGTCGCacgaaggaaagagaaaagtggAAGCTATGTGGCCAATATTCAG ACTTCACCATCAGCGTTCGCGTTACCTTTATGACTTGTTTTACAAGAGAAAAGCTATAAGCAGAG AACTGTATGAATATTGTTTGGATGAGGGAATAGCCGACCGAAATCTGATAGCCAAGTGGAAGAAGCAGGGCTACGAGAACCTGTGCTGCTTGCGATGCATTCAGACGAAGGATACGAATTTCGGAACGAACTGCATCTGTCgtgtccccaagacaaaaTTGGAAGCC GGAAAACTCGTTGAATGCGTACACTGTGGATGCAGGGGATGTTCTGGGTGA
- the LOC136200185 gene encoding protein F37C4.5-like produces MEFCIKDCPVENVVVFLDQAEVTRKVKARLVAGETQIVLNDLSPSIDKDSIRVEGSGAATINEVVYSSEKTQAVEKNEENTQGEAKNEKQQLQAKEKDLRRQQESLGLKRKRIETQILVLEGLAEHVTKSGKAKPESGDFVDTLSDETLQGVARFFDLHKREMRRLDEEHQKTRHESDSIAAELKMIDEKLKKLMPKREKGNFKREIIIMLEAKKEADVELLVSYLVKDASWSPKYDLRVFSKEKKIQINYFGMIKQCTGEEWTEASVELSTAMPSVGGMAPVLPTVELGYKRIMLPVPRSRGRPMKQLMARGFGGGGIDKYDEDSDDDDLLECSAALPSSSPIPEISVPTTEVKSGITGTTFKVPRQSTIPSDDTGHKVTVAQVPLDPSFEYESVPKLAAFAFLKAKVRNSSPYSLLAGPANVFLDNNFVAKSSLKSVSPDEEFECSLGVDPSVRVVYKPVQKFREHSGLFTKMTQVKMQQHVEVKNTKADPIKIVVTDQLPLSSDEKIKVTLTEPEFRKGDKKRQLGEGGSVELNKSNNLEWTVNVKPQETHTIKLHYTVEYPQTERIQGL; encoded by the exons ATGGAATTTTGCATCAAAGACTGCCCTGTCGAGAATGTGGTCGTGTTTCTGGATCAGGCTGAGGTCACGAGAAAGGTGAAagctcgtctcgtcgccgggGAAACTCAAATCGTCCTGAACGACCTCTCCCCGTCGATCGACAAAGATTCGATCCG AGTGGAAGGCAGCGGAGCGGCGACAATCAACGAAGTGGTCTACTCGAGCGAAAAGACGCAGGCcgtcgaaaagaacgaagaaaACACGCAGGGAGAGGCAAAGAACGAGAAGCAGCAGCTCCAGGCGAAAGAGAAggatcttcgtcgacagCAGGAGAGCTTAGgtctcaaaagaaaacgaatagaGACGCAGATTCTCGTTCTGGAAGGTCTCGCCGAGCACGTGACGAAAAGCGGCAAAGCGAAACCG GAATCCGGCGACTTTGTTGACACTCTGTCCGACGAGACGCTTCAGGGCGTGGCGCGCTTTTTTGATTTGCATAAGCGCGAGATGCGTCGCTTGGACGAGGAACATCAGAAGACGCGTCACGAGAGCGACAGCATTGCCGCTGAGCTGAAAATGATTGacgagaagctgaagaaattgatgccaaagagagaaaaaggcaaTTTCAAGAG GGAGATTATAATCATGctcgaagcgaagaaagaagctGACGTGGAATTACTCGTGTCATATCTTGTCAAAGATGCCAGCTGGAGCCCCAAGTATGACCTAAGAGTGTTCagcaaggagaaaaagattcaG ATAAACTATTTTGGCATGATAAAGCAATGCACGGGAGAGGAATGGACTGAGGCGAGTGTGGAGCTGTCGACAGCGATGCCCAGCGTCGGCGGAATGGCGCCCGTACTTCCGACAGTTGAGCTTGGCTATAAGCGAATTATGCTGCCTGTACCCAGAAGCAGAGGACGACCAATGAAGCAATTGATGGCAAGGGGATTTGGTGGCGGTGGTATAGATAAGTATGATGAAGacagcgatgacgacgatcttcTTGAGTGCTCGGCCGCActaccgtcgtcgtcaccaaTACCTGAAATATCAGTACCCACGACTGAA GTGAAATCTGGCATTACAGGCACGACGTTCAAAGTGCCGAGGCAATCTACAATTCCATCAGATGACACCGGTCACAAG GTAACTGTAGCTCAGGTGCCTCTTGACCCGTCGTTTGAATACGAATCCGTTCCCAAATTggctgcctttgcctttttgaAAGCCAAAGTTAGGAACTCGTCTCCGTACTCTCTTCTTGCCGGACCTGCCAACGTGTTTCTTGACAACAACTTCGTAGCTAAA TCTTCCTTGAAATCAGTCAGTCCCGATGAAGAGTTTGAGTGTTCTCTCGGAGTTGATCCGTCCGTTCGCGTTGTCTACAAACCCGTTCAGAAATTCCGCGAGCACTCGGGTCTCTTTACGAAGATGACTCAAGTGAAGATGCAGCAGCATGTCGAGGTTAAAAACACGAAGGCTGACCCAATCAAAATTGTCGTCACCGACCAGTTGCCGCTTAGCTCGGACGAGAAGATCAAG GTTACCTTGACGGAGCCGGAATTTCGCAAAGGGGACAAGAAAAGGCAACTGGGAGAAGGCGGATCGGTGGAACTGAACAAGAGCAATAATCTGGAGTGGACGGTAAATGTCAAACCGCAGGAAACTCACACTATCAAACTGCACTACACTGTCGAGTATCCCCAAACAGAAAGAATACAAGGACTGTGA
- the LOC136200186 gene encoding uncharacterized protein → MNSEEKDLIQSMSGPLSHEVKMAVSLVGRGSWDEIALSLQLDTNDIREIRESTTSYRLRLCLAIEKWEAKSDATNERLLKACIESGISARAVKKQVDKEPADILKQQKSDREDVQRNIDYLRDKVLTLKDTIDIIDVEWSQGGFGGKRQQTYTLCEYSLRGSTFPVYVQKEWTIPEQLTIDRHLQYGEIEGIFFVLHDKSQQMYQDLIRQSVADKKAHAINGFFKKNLGLDFDWITGWITGEYLRDI, encoded by the exons ATGAactctgaagaaaaag ATTTGATCCAGAGCATGTCCGGTCCTCTTTCCCATGAAGTCAAAATGGCTGTCAGCCTAGTTGGCAGGGGATCTTGGGACGAAATCGCCTTGTCTCTCCAACTTGATACGAACGACATCAGAGAAATCAGAGAGAGTACAACGAGTTACCGCTTGAGGCTCTGCCTAGCCATTGAGAAGTGGGAGGCAAAATCAGACGCTACCAACGAACGTTTGCTGAAAGCGTGCATAGAATCCGGCATATCAGCCAGAGCAGTGAAAAAACAAGTGGATAAAGAACCAGCCGACATTCTAAAGCAGCAGAAAAGTGACCGCGAAGACGTTCAACGGAATATTGACTACCTGCGAGACAAAGTTCTTACACTAAAGGATACCATTGACATAATAGACGTCGAGTGGAGTCAAGGCGGCTTTGGCGGAAAAAGACAGCAAACGTACACACTGTGTGAGTACAGTCTTCGAGGAAGTACCTTTCCTGTCTACGTCCAAAAGGAATGGACAATTCCTGAACAATTGACCATCGACAGGCACTTGCAGTACGGTGAAATAGAGGGCatcttcttcgttcttcaCGACAAGTCTCAACAGATGTATCAGGATCTCATTCGGCAAAGCGTTGCAGACAAAAAGGCGCATGCTATAAACGgtttcttcaagaaaaatCTCGGTTTGGATTTTGACTGGATTACCGGCTGGATTACCGGCGAGTATTTGAGAGACATTTGA
- the LOC136200187 gene encoding arrestin domain-containing protein A-like yields the protein MNEICIRTNKGEYVGGETIFGIVYLAVRNPIQSRKLKLKIKGHEKCEWDYSYSVREEDNWVKRTGKKKGRTQFLELNQNLIEYEDDFPLGYFFYPFQYVLPQGLPGTFYYKCDEKGNSVLAEVAYKIKAEVVDTSGSSDAKLKAVQLLSISDRCKIRDAAECTKTSMVKTCCCIPRGDVIVTANLDKMTYQTGEEATILIDVKNNSSINTSHMVVRLMRGIRLRGADAHRERSKKEPKCLMDVMSMSSYEGCASGSFKRTNAPIKLWSQQHEIDKADILPSTSGSVVRCNYHIDIEVVVPWAPDVELQVPIQIKPPKNKTWEEWKSPSWASECHRVITQGPCAVTAKTLDSASFSGVIISPQ from the exons ATGAACGAAATTTGCATCAGAACGAACAAAGGCGAATACGTCGGAGGAGAGACGATTTTCGG GATAGTCTATCTTGCTGTAAGAAATCCAATTCAATCGAGAAAGCTGAAGCTCAAAATCAAAGGACACGAAAAAT GCGAGTGGGACTATTCCTATTCGGTGCGAGAGGAAGACAACTGGGTAAAAAGaacaggaaagaaaaaaggtcgAACACAGTTTCTAGAGCTGAATCAAAATCTTATAGAATATGAAG ATGATTTTCCATTGGGCTACTTTTTCTATCCCTTTCAGTATGTGCTACCCCAAGGATTGCCAG GAACGTTTTATTACAAATGCGACGAGAAGGGCAATTCTGTACTAGCTGAGGTAGCCTATAAGATCAAGGCGGAAGTGGTGGACACTTCAGGAAGTTCTGACGCTAAACTGAAA GCAGTCCAGCTACTTTCGATAAGTGATCGATGCAAGATCCGCGACGCTGCAGAATGTACAAAAACCAGTATGGTGAAAACGTGTTGCTGCATTCCTCGAGGAGATGTCATTGTCACAGCAAA TCTAGACAAAATGACGTACCAGACAGGTGAAGAAGCGACCATCTTAATTGATGTCAAGAACAATTCGTCTATTAACACCAGCCATATGGTTGTGAGA CTGATGCGAGGTATTAGACTGCGAGGAGCTGATGCTCATCGCGAAAGGAGCAAAAAGGAACCAAAGTGTCTGATGGATGTCATGAGTATGAGTTCCTATGAAGGGTGCGCAAGCGGATCATTCAAACGAAC CAATGCACCTATCAAGCTTTGGTCTCAACAACACGAGATCGATAAAGCGGACATACTGCCAAGCACCAGTGGTTCTGTTGTTAGG TGCAATTATCACATTGATATAGAGGTAGTGGTGCCTTGGGCACCAGACGTTGAACTGCAGGTTCCAATACAAATCAAGCCgccaaaaaacaaaacg tGGGAAGAATGGAAGTCTCCGTCGTGGGCAAGCGAGTGTCACCGGGTTATTACACAAGGCCCATGCGCAGTGACCGCCAAGACTCTAG ACTCCGCGTCATTTTCTGGCGTAATTATTTCACCACAATAG
- the LOC136200188 gene encoding small ribosomal subunit protein uS4-like, with the protein MVKKVCSKTYQTPRRPFEKERLDQELKLIGEYGLRCKREVWRVKYALAKMRKAARELLTLDEKDTRRLFEGNALLRRLVRIGVLDETRMKLDYVLGLRVEDFLERRLQTQVFKLGLAKSIHHARVLIRQRHIRVRKQIVNVPSFVVRLDSQKHIDFSLTSPYGGGRPGRVKRKKQRKAQAGDDDDDEEDDD; encoded by the exons ATGGTGAAGAAAGTCTGCTCCAAAACGTACCAGACGCCACGTCGGCCGTTCGAAAAGGAACGACTCGATCAGGAATTGAAGCTCATCGGCGAATACGGCCTCCGATGCAAGCGCGAAGTGTGGCGAGTCAAATACGCGCTCGCGAAGATGCGAAAAGCGGCCCGAGAGCTTCTGACGCTCGACGAAAAGGACACccgtcgtctcttcgaagGAAAcgcgcttcttcgtcgtctcgtacGCATCGGCGtgctcgacgaaacgcgaatGAAGCTCGATTACGTTCTCGgtcttcgcgtcgaagaTTTTCTCGAGCGACGACTTCAAACGCAAGTTTTCAAACTCGGCCTAGCGAAATCGATCCATCACGCGCGCGTTCTGATACGACAGCGGCACATACG CGTTCGTAAACAAATCGTCAACGTaccgtcgttcgtcgtgcgACTGGACTCGCAGAAGCACATCGAtttctcgttgacgtcgccgtACGGCGGCGGACGTCCGGGACGCGtcaagcgaaagaagcaGCGCAAAGCGCAAgccggagacgacgacgacgatgaagaggacgacgattaG